From a region of the Daphnia magna isolate NIES linkage group LG1, ASM2063170v1.1, whole genome shotgun sequence genome:
- the LOC123471167 gene encoding uncharacterized protein LOC123471167: MKPMCDSLDILQADKHVGMGYLLPTLTVLRKKLMSFTDDTSITLCQALVNSLLDAIHFRFDKMFTDNELRLATITNPMFKLSWLEKDEDIERAKSLLTCEYNRLKGIAQEASSSDESSDCSSSSLSGPSPIKRRKKNFFASITKKRRNKRCDDEVDNYLNLCDSLDKLCDYPIIQQIYKRYNVTLPSSASVERLFSQGGLIYSARRMKMTDIHFEMLLFLKVNNKTFKDW; encoded by the exons ATGAAACCTATGTGCGATTCCTTGGATATATTACAGGCTGACAAACATGTTGGAATGGGGTATTTATTACCAACTCTTACTGTGTTGAGAAAGAAGTTGATGTCTTTTACGGATGACACTTCTATTACTCTTTGCCAGGCTTTAGTCAATAGTCTATTGGATGCGATTCATTTTCG GTTCGACAAAATGTTCACTGACAACGAACTTCGACTAGCAACGATAACGAATCCCATGTTTAAGCTCTCGTGGCTAGAAAAAGATGAAGATATTGAACGTGCAAAAAGTTTGCTAACTTGTGAATATAATCGTCTTAAGGGCATCGCACAAGAGGCTTCTTC ATCAGATGAAAGCAGTGACTGTTCTTCATCTTCTCTATCTGGCCCAAGCCCAATAAAGCGAcgaaagaagaatttttttgcgtcaatcaccaaaaaacgaagaaataagCGATGTGATGATGAGGTCGACAACTACCTCAATTTGTGTGACAGCTTGGATAAACTGTGTGACTATCCAATTATCCAACAAATTTATAA acgCTATAACGTGACACTGCCCTCTTCTGCATCAGTGGAAAGACTTTTCAGCCAAGGAGGTCTGATTTACTCTGCCAGACGTATGAAAATGACTGACATACACTTCGAGATGTTACTGTTCTTAAAAGTGAACAACAAGACTTTCAAAGACTGGTGA
- the LOC123471161 gene encoding uncharacterized protein LOC123471161 produces the protein MADETFDQELPENDSETENAAQVETASGNVSISDSDSSKVQLPSEFFEYMGDSKDKKAGLYKCLFKGCKLKTKKDGTPKYLVVKNDSRCNGKRHFLAHDPNNELGLKEKWNLAVVKMTGKNKISTVDRAPTSLHILRQSDFDKYVLHFLIMDGIPLHEVENEGFKLLMSKAAPHLKIYGRTFYTILLKKEIASRQQQLKQVLLNCSDAATTIDAWTCSRRSYLGETIHWFDKASVKRQSACLV, from the exons ATGGCAGATGAAACGTTTGACCAGGAGCTTCCTGAAAACGATAGTGAAACTGAAAATGCAGCCCAAGTTGAAACTGCAAGTGGAAATGTGAG TATTTCTGACAGTGACAGCAGTAAAGTACAACTTCCATCAGAGTTTTTTGAATATATGGGTGATTCGAAAGACAAAAAAGCTGGTTTGTATAAATGCCTCTTCAAAGGCTGTAAGCTAAAGACGAAAAAAGATGGGACACCAAAGTATCTCGTAGTCAAGAATGATTCAAGGTGCAATGGAAAGCGTCATTTTCTG GCCCATGATCCCAACAATGAACTTGGACTAAAAGAGAAGTGGAATTTGGCTGTTGTCAAGATGActggtaaaaacaaaatttcaacTGTGGATCGTGCTCCAACTAGTCTGCATATTCTCAGACAATCAGACTTTGATAAATACGTATTG CATTTCCTCATCATGGATGGAATACCTCTTCatgaagttgaaaatgaagGATTCAAGTTACTTATGTCTAAAGCAGCTCCTCATTTAAAGATATATGGACGAACGTTCTACACcattttacttaaaaaagaaatagctAGCAGACAACAGCAACTCAAACAAGTATTACTTAATTGTAGTGATGCTGCCACTACCATAGATGCGTGGACGTGCAGTAGAAGATCGTACTTAGGCGAAACCATTCATTGGTTTGACAAGGCCAGCGTGAAACGACAGAGTGCCTGCCTTGTGTAA
- the LOC123471299 gene encoding dolichyl pyrophosphate Man9GlcNAc2 alpha-1,3-glucosyltransferase-like: protein MIIYRQPTCGVVEERGKALTSEGVSFTAEVVYNRVSNGNFYRELANKTTVHVERRALRFTIEVPYKLEVIALTRIIIKLGVSVFPYSGKNQPPKFGDYEAQRHWMEVTVNLPIQDWYRNTTDTNLLYWGLDYPPLTAYQSYLTGLVAKKINQDYVKLHVSWGFENFDNQHFMRMSVLVSDCLFFVSALYFYIRSLKMSNKYKWVFFALYSHPGLTLIDYGHFQYNCVSLGLTLWAIIFVSQGKNVLAAIAFSAALNFKQMELYHAIPIFFYLLASCQPKGSSLPSQLKNLVQIGAATVATFAIIWYPFLQIHDGLLQQVIVRIFIPFQRGIFEDYVANFWCTLNVVIKIKRLLNPTSIALGTIT, encoded by the exons ATGATAATTTATCGTCAACCT ACCTGTGGAGTTGTGGAAGAAAGGGGAAAGGCTTTGACAAGTGAGGGCGTCAGTTTCACAGCGGAAGTTGTATACAATCGTGTATCCAATGGCAACTTTTACAGAGAACTTGCGAACAAAACTACAGTCCACGTTGAACGCCGTGCATTGc GATTCACTATAGAGGTCCCTTACAAGTTAGAAGTGATTGCTTTGACTAGAATCATCATTAAACTGGGTGTCTCAGTTTTCCCATATTCTGGCAAAAATCAACCTCCAAAATTTGGAGATTATGAAGCTCAAAGACATTGGATGGAAGTTACGGTTAACTTACCCATACAGGATTG GTATAGAAATACAACAGACACTAATTTATTGTACTGGGGACTGGATTACCCTCCTCTCACAGCATATCAAAGCTACCTAACTGGATTGGTGGCTAAGAAAATCAACCAAGACTATGTTAAACTCCATGTGTCGTGGGGATTTGAAAACTTTGACAACCAACATTTCATGAGGATGTCCGTCCTTGTGTCTGattgtcttttctttgtcagtgcactttatttttacattagaagCTTGAAGATGAGTAATAAGTACAAATgggttttctttgctttgtACTCACACCCTGGACTTACCCTTATAGATTATGGTCATTTTCAGTACAATTGTGTTTCGTTGGGGTTGACCTTGTgggcaatcatttttgtttctcaggGAAAGAATGTGTTAGCAGCAATTGCCTTTTCAGCTGCCTTAAACTTTAAGCAGATGGAGTTGTATCATGCAATACCTATCTTCTTCTATTTGCTGGCTTCCTGTCAACCTAAAGGTTCCTCACTTCCCTCCCAACTAAAGAATTTGGTCCAGATTGGCGCTGCCACAGTGGCGACCTTTGCAATCATTTGGTATCCATTTCTTCAAATTCATGATGGGCTTTTACAGCAAGTCATCGTCAGAATCTTTATTCCTTTTCAGCGTGGAATCTTTGAAGACTATGTCGCCAATTTTTGGTGCACACTAAATGTTGtgatcaaaatcaaaagacTATTAAACCCAACCTCAATCGCCTTGGGAACTATCACCTAG
- the LOC116935921 gene encoding dolichyl pyrophosphate Man9GlcNAc2 alpha-1,3-glucosyltransferase, producing the protein MIIYRQPTCGVVEERGKALTSEGVSFTAEVVYNRVSNGNFYRELANKTTVHVERRALQVPYKLEVIALTRIIIKLGVSVFPYSGKNQPPKFGDYEAQRHWMEITVNLPIQDWYRNTTDTNLLYWGLDYPPLTAYQSYLTGLVAKKINQDYVKLHVSWGFENFDNQHFMRMSVLVSDCLFFVSALYFYIRSLKMSNKYKWVFFALYSHPGLTLIDYGHFQYNCVSLGLTLWAIIFVSQGKNVLAAIAFSAALNFKQMELYHAIPIFFYLLASCQPKGSSLPSQLKNLVQIGAATVATFAIIWYPFLQIHDGLLQQVIVRIFIPFQRGIFEDYVANFWCTLNVVIKIKRLLNPTSIASGTIT; encoded by the exons ATGATAATTTATCGTCAACCT ACCTGTGGAGTTGTGGAAGAAAGGGGAAAGGCTTTGACAAGTGAGGGCGTCAGTTTCACAGCGGAAGTTGTATACAATCGTGTATCCAATGGCAACTTTTACAGAGAACTTGCGAACAAAACTACAGTCCACGTTGAACGCCGTGCATTGc AGGTCCCTTACAAGTTAGAAGTGATTGCTTTGACTAGAATCATCATTAAACTGGGTGTCTCAGTTTTCCCATATTCTGGCAAAAATCAACCTCCAAAATTTGGAGATTATGAAGCTCAAAGACATTGGATGGAAATTACGGTTAACTTACCCATACAGGATTG GTATAGAAATACAACAGACACTAATTTATTGTACTGGGGACTGGATTACCCTCCTCTCACAGCATATCAAAGCTACCTAACTGGATTGGTGGCTAAGAAAATCAACCAAGACTATGTTAAACTCCATGTGTCGTGGGGATTTGAAAACTTTGACAACCAACATTTCATGAGGATGTCCGTCCTTGTGTCTGattgtcttttctttgtcagtgcactttatttttacattagaagCTTGAAGATGAGTAATAAGTACAAATgggttttctttgctttgtACTCACACCCTGGACTTACCCTTATAGATTATGGTCATTTTCAGTACAATTGTGTTTCGTTGGGGTTGACCTTGTgggcaatcatttttgtttctcaggGAAAGAATGTGTTAGCAGCAATTGCCTTTTCAGCTGCCTTAAACTTTAAGCAGATGGAGTTGTATCATGCAATACCTATCTTCTTCTATTTGCTGGCTTCCTGTCAACCTAAAGGTTCCTCACTTCCCTCCCAACTAAAGAATTTGGTCCAGATTGGCGCTGCCACAGTGGCGACCTTTGCAATCATTTGGTATCCATTTCTTCAAATTCATGATGGGCTTTTACAGCAAGTCATCGTCAGAATCTTTATTCCTTTTCAGCGTGGAATCTTTGAAGACTATGTCGCCAATTTTTGGTGCACACTAAATGTTGtgatcaaaatcaaaagacTATTAAACCCAACCTCAATCGCCTCGGGAACTATCACCTAG